One segment of Heteronotia binoei isolate CCM8104 ecotype False Entrance Well chromosome 18, APGP_CSIRO_Hbin_v1, whole genome shotgun sequence DNA contains the following:
- the LOC132587408 gene encoding cyclin-dependent kinase 11B isoform X3: protein MAREHSRRERDRLEQLERKRERERKMREQQKEQREIKERERRAEERRKEREARRDISAHHRTVREEYTEKGRVWSRSPLRQQREKLEQGEIRKPVKEEKPEERDPLSDLQDISDSERKTSSAETSSGESGSGSEEEEEEEEEEEEESSSEESEEEEEEEEEEEEETGSNSEEVTEQSAEEVSEEEISEEEERENGDHIPVVTESRFDRDSVGSEVEEEEIGEVSPQSNAMTEGDYIPDSPVPSPVELKQELPKYLPALQGCRSVEEFQCLNRIEEGTYGVVYRAKDKKTDEIVALKRLKMEKEKEGFPITSLREINTILKAQHPNIVTVREIVVGSNMDKIYIVMNYVEHDLKSLMETMKQPFLPGEVKTLMIQLLRGVKHLHDNWILHRDLKTSNLLLSHAGILKVGDFGLAREYGSPLKPYTPVVVTLWYRAPELLLGAKEYSTAIDMWSVGCIFGELLTQKPLFPGKSEIDQINKVFKDLGTPSEKIWPGYNELPAVKKMTFTEYPYNNLRKRFGALLSDQGFDLMNKFLTYYPGKRINAEDGLKHEYFRETPLPIDPSMFPTWPAKSEQQRVKRGTSPRPPEGGLGYGQLGDDDLKDTGFHLTTTNQGASAAGPGFSLKF, encoded by the exons ATGGCTAGGGAGCATTCCAGGAGAGAGAG GGACCGCTTGGAGCAGCTTGAGCGCAAACGGGAGCGAGAGAGGAAAATGAGAGAGCAGCAGAAAGAGCAGCGGGAGATAAAGGAACGGGAGAGGCGAGCCGAGGAAAGGCGGAAAGAACGGGAAGCCAGACGAGATA TTTCAGCACATCACAGAACGGTGAGAGAAGAATACACGGAGAAAGGCCGGGTCTGGAGCCGCAGCCCCCTCCGGCAGCAGAGAGAGAAGCTTGAGCAAGGAGAAATCCGAAAGCCAG TAAAAGAGGAGAAGCCAGAAGAGAGAGACCCCCTTTCCGATCTGCAGGACATCAGTGACAGTGAGAGGAAAACCAGCTCAGCAGAGACGTCCTCAG GGGAGTCGGGCTCCggttcagaggaggaggaggaggaagaagaggaggaagaggaggagtccAGCAGCGAGGAatcggaagaggaggaggaggaggaagaagaagaggaagaggagacggGGAGCAATTCCGAAGAAGTAACTGAACAGTCTGCTG AGGAGGTGAGCGAAGAAGAAATCAGCGAAGAGGAGGAACGGGAGAATGGTGATCACATTCCAGTCG TTACAGAGTCGAGGTTCGATCGAGACTCGGTGGGGAgcgaagtggaggaggaggagattggcgaGGTCAGCCCGCAGTCTAACGCCATGACGGAAGGAGACTACATCCCCGATTCGCCTGTGCCGTCACCCGTGGAGCTGAAGCAAGAGCTGCCCAAGTACCTTCCCGCCCTTCAG GGCTGTCGTAGTGTGGAGGAGTTTCAGTGCTTGAACCGAATAGAGGAGGGCACATACGGCGTGGTGTACAGAGCAAAAGACAAGAAAACAG ATGAGATCGTGGCCCTGAAGCGGCTGAaaatggagaaggagaaagaaggttTCCCCATAACGTCGCTCAGGGAAATCAACACTATCCTGAAGGCACAGCACCCGAATATCGTCACTGTCAGG GAAATCGTCGTCGGCAGCAACATGGACAAAATCTATATCGTCATGAATTATGTAGAGCATGACCTCAAGAGTCTCATGGAAACGATGAAGCAGCCCTTCTTGCCCG GTGAAGTGAAAACACTGATGATCCAGCTGTTACGGGGAGTCAAGCACCTTCACGACAACTGGATTCTGCACCGGGACTTGAAAACGTCTAACCTGCTGTTGAGCCATGCTGGCATCTTAAAA GTTGGTGACTTCGGACTGGCTCGCGAATACGGGTCACCTTTGAAACCATATACGCCTGTAGTCGTAACACTGTGGTACAGGGCACCAGAACTGCTGCTCGGAGCCAAG GAGTATTCCACGGCTATCGACATGTGGTCTGTGGGTTGTATATTCGGGGAGCTGCTAACCCAGAAGCCGCTCTTTCCGGGGAAGTCAGAAATAGACCAGATCAACAAAGTTTTCAAG GATCTGGGAACCCCGAGTGAGAAAATCTGGCCTGGATACAATGAGCTGCCGGCGGTCAAGAAGATGACCTTCACGGAGTACCCCTACAACAACCTCCGCAAGAGGTTTGGGGCGCTGCTCTCCGACCAGGGGTTCGATCTCATGAACAA GTTCCTGACGTACTACCCCGGCAAGAGAATCAATGCGGAAGACGGCCTGAAGCACGAGTATTTCCGGGAGACCCCCCTGCCTATCGACCCCTCCATGTTTCCAACGTGGCCAGCCAAGAGCGAGCAGCAGCGGGTGAAGCGGGGGACAAGTCCACGGCCTCCCGAGGGGGGCTTAGGATACGGCCAGTTG GGTGATGACGATCTGAAGGATACGGGTTTCCACCTGACAACCACCAACCAAGGGGCGTCGGCTGCAGGCCCGGGCTTCAGTTTGAAGTTTTAA